The genomic DNA GGGCCACCATAACGCCGGGTCGGCCGCCACGGCTTGGACAATCCCATCGGTCCCTAGAACAGAAACGCCGTGCTGGTTCTCCTGCCGGAGGCATGGGAGCGATTAGCCGGGGGGTTGAGCGAGTAACGAGCGACACCCCCGGAACGTGAAACGAAACGGAATCCGACCCCGGCAGGGGTCGCAGCCTCGCCCAATTCCATCCTGCGCCGGAATTCAGCGCCCGGCGCTGGCATCCCTCCGGGATGCGGGATTCGTGCTTACCGGTTTCCGGTGGTGTCGGCGCGATGCGCCTCAACCACCGGCTAATGGCTGCAAACCCTCCGGGTTCATGGTGGCCTGGTGGCCGCCGTGACGGCTCTCATGCCGGAGTCGCGGGCCTTGAACCGGAACGCAACAATCGCGCGCCCTGGAGCAAGATCGTGCAGGGCGCGCTTCCCAAAAGTTTTCCGCTGACGGCCCGGCCGGTCAATCGCTAGCATGCGGCATGCCCAGTCAGGAAGAACACGAGCCCATTGGCGTCATCGGCCTCGGCCTGATGGGCACGGCGCTCACGGAGCGATTGCTCGAACACGGCTTTCGCGTGAGGGTGTGGAATCGCACGCGCGAGAAGTCCGTCCCACTCGTCGCCCGTGGCGCCAAATGGAGCGACAACCCGCTGGCGGATTGCCGGCGCGTCATCATCAGCCTGTACACGACCGACGTGGTGGAAGCCGTGCTGGCCGAGCTCGAAGCAGGGCTGCACCAAGGCCAGATCCTGATCGATACGACCACGGGGGAGTCAACCCAGACCGCGGCGTTGGCCGCGCGCTTGGGCGAGCGTGGCGTGCGCTATCTCGATGCGCCGGTTTCCGGCTCCAGCCAGCAGACCCGCGCGGGCGAGGCCACGGTCATGGTCGGCGGTGACGACGCCACCTTTGCGGCGTGCGCAGATCTGTGGCAGGTGATGGGCCGGAAGGTGTTTCACGTTGGCCCCTGCGGCAGCGCGGCGCGCATGAAGTTGATCACCAATCTGGTGCTCGGCTTGAACCGGGCCGTCCTTGCCGAGGGACTGTCCTTTGCCGAGGCGCTGGGCGTTTCGCCCGCCGCCGCACTCGAAGTGATGGCCGGCAGCCCCGCCTACTCGCGGGCCATGGACGTGAAGGGACGCA from Verrucomicrobiota bacterium includes the following:
- a CDS encoding NAD(P)-dependent oxidoreductase, which translates into the protein MPSQEEHEPIGVIGLGLMGTALTERLLEHGFRVRVWNRTREKSVPLVARGAKWSDNPLADCRRVIISLYTTDVVEAVLAELEAGLHQGQILIDTTTGESTQTAALAARLGERGVRYLDAPVSGSSQQTRAGEATVMVGGDDATFAACADLWQVMGRKVFHVGPCGSAARMKLITNLVLGLNRAVLAEGLSFAEALGVSPAAALEVMAGSPAYSRAMDVKGRKMVERDFSVQARLSQHLKDVRLMLDAARAVGLALPLTDTHRRLMEQAEAAGLGDQDNSAIIEVLRAPKPPPAS